One window of Drosophila busckii strain San Diego stock center, stock number 13000-0081.31 chromosome 3L, ASM1175060v1, whole genome shotgun sequence genomic DNA carries:
- the LOC108600051 gene encoding carnitine O-palmitoyltransferase 2, mitochondrial: protein MLKLKLHRNKLGLGLASRATATTTTTHGNHYQYLQNSKLPTLYFQRSLPRLPIPLLEKSCERFLAAVQPLLSEAELQQTQQQLEQFRQGIGMELHAKLKLQDAANKHTSYISEPWFDMYLADRAPLPLNYNPLLVMKPDERPQYQQQVARATNLIISSLRFWRSLQAHKLEPEVFHMQPKKSDTASYRRWMSIAPKAFATYASYAFKAFPLDMSQYDKLFGTARIPGLGKDELVQSPKSKHILVMRRGNMYAMNVLDSSGYIHSPSVILGRLRAIMELDAQRDAASVPLGVLTAAQRDVWARARAHFVSNGTNAQLLEQEVDAALFCVCLDSEQDGGYDEANPTPLLHHLLAGKATNRWFDKSISLLISADGTAAINFEHSWGDGVAVLRYFNELYKDTLQSPFVSASTPHTSAEGDKQNVRVLNFEVDAQTADAVQAAYAENARIVDSLDMQQLRYGKLNKGTCKQHKLSPDSVIQLSFQLAYRQAFQRYVGSYESCSTSAFKHGRTETMRPCTNATKQFCEAILRPSNQQPSANELRAMIDKCSSVHGQLTKEAAMGQGFDRHLFALRRIAQTEGLPLPAVYECDAYKRLNHNIISTSTLGSDALLAGSFGPVVSNGLGIGYSIQNAFAGAIVTSYKNQAEGKVFIDSLESAFDKICAVIEQSAKSN from the exons atgttgaaattaaaattgcatagaaataaattagGCTTGGGATTGGCCAGTAGAGCGACAGCAACCACCACTACGACTCATGGCAATCATTAccaatatttgcaaaattcCAAGCTGCCTACGCTTTATTTTCAACGCTCGTTGCCACGACTGCCAATACCGCTGCTGGAGAAGAGCTGTGAGCGTTTCTTGGCTGCAGTGCAGCCACTGCTAAGCGAGGCAGAGCTGcaacagacgcagcagcagctggagcagttTCGCCAAGGCATTGGCATGGAACTGCATgcgaagctgaagctgcaagATGCAGCCAACAAGCATACCAGCTATATATCAGAGCCCTGGTTCGATATGTATTTAGCTGATCGTGCGCCCTTGCCGCTGAACTACAATCCGCTGCTGGTGATGAAGCCGGACGAGCGTCCGCAGTATCAGCAACAAGTAGCGCGTGCAACTAATCTAATCATTAGCTCGCTGCGCTTTTGGCGTTCACTGCAAGCGCACAAGCTGGAGCCGGAGGTGTTTCACATGCAGCCGAAAAAAAGCGATACGGCCAGCTATCGCCGCTGGATGTCCATAGCGCCCAAGGCGTTTGCCACATACGCTTCCTATGCCTTCAAAGCGTTTCCGCTGGACATGAGTCAGTACGACAAACTGTTTGGCACCGCACGCATACCCGGACTGGGCAAAGATGAGCTGGTGCAGTCGCCCAAGTCCAAGCATATACTGGTAATGCGACGCGGCAACATGTACGCCATGAATGTGCTGGACAGCAGCGGCTATATACACAGCCCTAGCGTTATATTGGGACGATTGCGCGCCATAATGGAGCTGGACGCGCAGCGTGATGCAGCCAGCGTGCCGCTGGGCGTGCTCACCGCAGCACAGCGCGATGTTTGGGCCCGGGCGCGTGCACATTTTGTTAGCAATGGCACAAatgcgcagctgctggagcaggaAGTGGATGCAGCGCTGTTTTGCGTTTGCCTGGACAGCGAGCAGGATGGCGGCTATGATGAGGCGAATCCAACGCCACTGCTGCATCATTTGCTGGCGGGCAAAGCCACGAATCG TTGGTTTGATAAGTCCATATCGCTGCTGATAAGCGCCGATGGCACTGCAGCCATCAACTTTGAACACTCTTGGGGAGATGGCGTCGCTGTGCTGCGCTACTTCAACGAGCTGTACAAGGATACGCTGCAGTCGCCCTTTGTCTCGGCCAGCACTCCCCACACGTCCGCCGAAGGCGACAAGCAAAATGTACGCGTGCTAAACTTTGAAGTTGATGCGCAAACTGCGGACGCAGTGCAAGCAGCTTATGCGGAAAACGCACGCATTGTGGACAGCCTGgacatgcagcagctgcgctatGGCAAGCTAAACAAAGGCACTTGCAAGCAGCACAAGCTAAGTCCCGATTCTGTGATACAGCTGTCCTTTCAACTGGCCTATCGCCAGGCGTTTCAGCGCTATGTGGGCAGCTACGAAAGCTGCAGCACATCTGCCTTCAAACACGGACGCACCGAGACCATGCGCCCCTGCACTAATGCCACAAAGCAATTCTGCGAAGCCATCTTAAGgcccagcaaccagcagccgAGTGCAAACGAGCTGCGCGCCATGATTGACAAATGCAGCAGCGTGCACGGGCAGCTCACGAAGGAGGCGGCCATGGGTCAAGGCTTTGATCGCCATCTGTTTGCTTTGCGGCGCATAGCTCAGACAGAGGGTCTGCCGCTGCCTGCGGTCTATGAGTGCGACGCTTATAAACGCCTTAATCATAATATCATTAGCACTTCTACTTTGGGCTCGGATGCGCTGCTTGCCGGCTCCTTTGGCCCCGTCGTTAGCAATGGACTGGGCATAGG CTACTCCATACAAAACGCATTTGCGGGCGCCATTGTAACCAGCTATAAAAATCAAGCAGAGGGCAAAGTCTTTATTGATAGCCTGGAGTCGGCCTTTGACAAAATTTGCGCTGTTATAGAACAGAGCGCAAAGAGCAACTAA
- the LOC108600055 gene encoding actin-binding Rho-activating protein, translating to MADEQRVLPNSVSSRISQFNQQAEQHAERQRINPFAHYNVRDAPKPNYIRGEYGQAPAGSLSEQRALQAQMQSLEEMLQLCELIDNQGVEDALHFGALFELYNHISDKLLGTLLCARKHKFVDFAGETLFQGRDDAQQVRLLRPFDELRAEILHKLEDLRCLCVERERALDDEAELLS from the exons ATGGCGGATGAGCAACGCGTGTTGCCCAACAGCGTATCCTCGCGCATCTCGCAATTCAATCAGCAAGCGGAACAGCATGCCGAACGTCAACGCATAAATCCGTTTGCTCACTACAACGTGCGGGATGCACCCAAACCGAATTATATAAGAGGCGAGTACGGCCAAGCGCCCGCGGGCAGTTTATCGGAGCAGCGTGCGCTGCAGGCGCAGATGCAGTCGCTGGAGGAAATGCTGCAGCTATGCGAACTCATTGATAATCAGGGCGTGGAGGATGCGCTGCACTTTGGCGCACTATTCGAG CTCTATAACCACATCTCGGATAAGCTGCTGGGCACGCTGCTGTGCGCACGCAAGCACAAGTTCGTTGACTTTGCGGGCGAGACGCTGTTCCAGGGCCGCGACGATGCGCAGCAAGTGCGACTGCTGCGTCCCTTTGACGAGCTGCGCGCGGAGATTTTGCACAAGTTGGAAGATCTGCGTTGCCTGTGCgtcgagcgagagcgagcactGGATGATGAGGCAGAGCTGCTCTCCTAG
- the LOC108600052 gene encoding FMRFamide receptor: MSEVGVMPPPAPAEYDWAPISVEQFLASATGQDETARYELTDQLGSTLAPLQSLYFNSSSAGSGGGSGGSIDIDSSHNYATFGGNATHTDLFPDYDDMLGEPNWTRICEQVYNPHIENNRIEFWVCGVLINIVGILGILGNVISMIILSRPQMRSSINYLLIGLARCDTVLIISSMLLFGIPSIYPYTGHFFGYYNYVYPFISPAMFPIGMIAQTASIYMTFTVTLERYVAVCHPLRARALCTYGRARIYFIVCVCFALAYNMPRFWEVLTVSYQLPHSDVVLHCVHPSPLRRNPTYINIYIHWCYLIVNYIIPFLTLAILNSLIYRQVKRANRERQRLSRSEKREIGLATMLLCVVVVFFMLNFLPLVLNISEAFYSVIDHKVTKVSNLLITINSSVNFLIYIIFGEKFKRIFLLIFFKRRLSRDQPDLIHYESSISNNGDGTMNHRSSGRFSRHGTQRSTTTTYLVATGGSGGVNGGANNVRLTQVSGSPGILKIKRNRAPSPGPVVYYPGPREMQRSMSTTNSSSTNNNTALGLDWTVDSAKKLGHVSSGF; the protein is encoded by the coding sequence ATGAGCGAGGTGGGCGTAATGCCACCGCCGGCGCCAGCTGAATACGACTGGGCACCCATAAGTGTGGAGCAATTTCTGGCGAGTGCCACGGGACAGGACGAAACCGCGCGCTATGAGTTAACCGATCAACTGGGCAGCACGCTGGCGCCGCTGCAGAGTTTATACTTTAATAGTAGCAGCGCAggcagtggcggcggcagcggcggcagcatcGACATCGACAGCAGCCATAACTATGCCACATTTGGTGGCAATGCCACGCACACGGATCTGTTTCCGGACTACGATGACATGCTGGGCGAACCGAATTGGACGCGCATTTGCGAGCAGGTCTACAATCCGCACATAGAGAATAATCGCATCGAGTTCTGGGTGTGCGGTGTGCTCATCAATATCGTGGGCATACTCGGCATACTGGGCAATGTGATATCGATGATTATATTGTCACGCCCACAGATGCGCTCGAGCATCAATTACTTGCTCATTGGCCTGGCACGCTGTGATACGGTGTTGATTATTAGCTCTatgctgctgtttggcatACCCTCCATATATCCTTATACAGGACACTTCTTTGGCTACTACAACTACGTGTATCCGTTCATATCGCCGGCAATGTTTCCCATTGGCATGATAGCGCAGACAGCGAGCATTTATATGACCTTTACGGTGACCTTGGAGCGCTATGTGGCCGTCTGTCATCCGCTGAGAGCGCGCGCCCTCTGCACTTACGGACGCGCCAGAATCTACTTTATCGTCTGCGTTTGCTTCGCTCTGGCCTACAACATGCCGCGATTCTGGGAAGTCCTGACCGTCAGCTACCAGCTGCCCCACTCGGACGTTGTGCTGCACTGTGTGCATCCCTCGCCGCTGCGGCGCAACCCTACGTACATCAACATCTACATACACTGGTGCTATCTGATAGTCAACTACATCATCCCGTTCCTCACGCTCGCCATACTCAACAGCCTCATCTATCGCCAGGTGAAGCGCGCGAATCGCGAGCGTCAGCGCTTGTCGCGCTCAGAGAAGCGCGAAATCGGCTTGGCCACCATGTTGCtctgcgtcgtcgtcgtcttcttCATGCTCAACTTTCTGCCGCTTGTGCTGAACATCTCCGAAGCCTTCTACAGCGTCATCGACCACAAAGTCACCAAGGTGTCCAATCTGCTGATCACCATCAACAGCAGCgtcaactttttaatttacattatcTTTGGCGAAAAGTTTAAGCGCATTTTTTTACTCATTTTTTTCAAACGACGCCTGAGTCGTGACCAACCCGATCTTATACACTACGAGAGCTCCATATCGAACAACGGCGACGGCACCATGAACCATCGCTCGTCGGGACGCTTCTCGCGCCACGGCACGCAGCGCAGCACAACGACCACCTATCTGGTCGCGACGGGCGGCAGCGGCGGAGTCAACGGCGGCGCCAACAACGTGCGCTTAACCCAAGTCTCCGGCTCGCCGGGCATACTCAAAATCAAACGCAATCGTGCGCCCTCACCGGGTCCGGTGGTCTACTATCCGGGTCCGCGCGAAATGCAACGCTCCATGTCCACCACCAACAGCTCGTCGACGAACAACAACACGGCGCTGGGACTCGACTGGACAGTGGACAGTGCTAAAAAGCTGGGCCACGTCTCGTCGGGCTTTTAG